A single window of Gambusia affinis linkage group LG18, SWU_Gaff_1.0, whole genome shotgun sequence DNA harbors:
- the LOC122820803 gene encoding uncharacterized protein LOC122820803 produces MNRSDLRGIITERLSSAAREVLAAVERTVAGYELEASGFRREIDRQRRQLELLQPQVKLHRGGNEPIPDLQSQEEGGEEEEQQPSGEAAESHSRPGNLSDEGAEPTTTFKLNQEVKDRHYGKPPRKRLNTSKLFSLRGTITELLRRATRDVLAAVEGSEEVEEVEASGFRRDNDGQRKQLELQPDVPTQEVEVVVEEEEQLTGRTHLKTGSHRTRTRTRTRTSSQSDELLGSGVEGAESPPLNDEDDGGDEEPVNASRLKQEDLTDPDYKIPSRSAQVRGHPGGRRPGRPRLSGSADQLALRVRILEDSRTRVLSKAVFQRSVVLDLQCPRGLSEPGFLDLLRSRCPLLAAGRPFDVFIASKNRRLQPLAVQSLTPEQIGCGLRSGGNPTLYIRLKGSEEPPSADAAAMRRDKNDLHSCPVDSSEEADPGLDAEDDNWSPDPEPQTAKRSRKRKEKRATQLTLESKRSCKVCGAWYRQLGSLISHVWNHAGDPQSVCGACGEKFESADELKEHLQNHQKVHSCQHCRKTFVSVQSLAFHEAKHTGESRFKCSVCSKTFTNMASLNYHHWLHVEDKPHKCDVCLKTFGLESHLISHRKLHAVKEKHDCDVCNRSFRLRRAMTQHRLTHSDDKQYACDVCGKRFKLEGSLKVHAKTHTERDRTFLCHVCCRTFLWKGTLMAHLKTHSSVRPFVCAVCTKGFWFKCDLKKHMRIHSDEAPYECSECGRRFKQKTNLDSHIKIHLGIKSFVCSECGKECSRREHLKVHMRTHNGDKPYKCSVCDRAFTQSHCLKTHMKSHPPEGNLDLEPTPTHEMDENPALDPALDPALDPPQSHHMEGNPVLDPSET; encoded by the exons ATGAATAGAAGTGATCTGAGAGGGATAATCACGGAGCGGCTGAGCTCGGCGGCCAGAGAGGTGCTGGCGGCGGTGGAGCGGACCGTGGCCGGCTACGAGCTGGAGGCGTCGGGCTTCAGACGGGAGATCGACCGCCAGAGGAggcagctggagctgctgcagccgcaGGTCAAGCTGCACAGAGGAG GCAACGAGCCGATCCCAGATCtgcagagccaggaggaaggtggtgaggaagaggagcagcagcccAGCG GTGAGGCGGCTGAGAGTCACAGTCGACCTGGGAACCTTTCTGATGAAGGGGCGGAGCCAACGACGACCTTCAAGCTGAACCAGGAAGTGAAGGACAGACATTATGGGAAACCACCAAG gAAGCGACTCAACACGTCGAAACTCTTCAGTCTGAGAGGAACGATCACAGAGCTGCTGAGACGGGCGACCAGAGACGTGCTGGCGGCGGTGGAGGGGAgcgaggaggtggaggaggtggaggcgTCGGGCTTCAGGCGGGACAACGACGGCCAGAGgaagcagctggagctgcagccaG ATGTGCCGACCCAGGAAGTGGAGGTCGTCgttgaggaagaggagcagctcaCAGGGAGGACTCACCTGAAAACTGGttcacacagaaccagaaccagaaccagaaccagaacctccagccAGTCAGACGAACTGCTGGGTTCAGGTGTGGAAGGAGCGGAGTCTCCGCCGCTGAATGATGAAGACGATGGTGGTGATGAAGAGCCAGTAAACGCCTCCAGGCTGAAACAAGAAGATCTGACGGACCCGGACTACAAGATCCCATCCAG GTCGgctcaggtcagaggtcatcctgGAGGCCGGCGGCCCGGCAGACCTCGGCTCAGTGGCTCAGCGGATCAGCTGGCGCTGCGGGTCCGAATCCTGGAGGATTCCCGGACCAGAGTCCTGTCCAAGGCCG TGTTTCAGCGCAGCGTGGTTCTGGACCTGCAGTGCCCCCGCGGGCTGTCGGAGCCGGGCTTCCTGGACCTGCTGCGCTCacgctgccccctgctggcggCCGGTCGGCCCTTCGACGTTTTCATCGCCTCCAAGAACCGGCGGCTGCAGCCGCTGGCGGTGCAGAGCCTGACGCCGGAGCAGATCGGCTGCGGCCTCCGGTCAGGCGGGAACCCGACGCTCTACATCCGGCTTAAG GGAAGCGAGGAGCCACCTTCAGCCGACGCTGCGGCGATGAGGAGAGATAAAAACGACCTTCATTCCTG CCCTGTGGACAGCAGTGAGGAAGCCGACCCAGGCCTTGATGCTGAAGATGACAACTGGAGCCCTGACCCTGAACCCCAGACCGCCAAAAGGTCGAGGAAACGGAAGGAGAAAAGGGCGACGCAGCTGACCTTGGAGAGCAAGAGGTCGTGTAAGGTGTGTGGCGCCTGGTACAGGCAGCTGGGCAGTTTGATCAGCCACGTCTGGAACCACGCAGGCGACCCGCAGAGCGTCTGCGGCGCCTGCGGAGAGAAGTTTGAGTCTGCAGACGAGCTAAAGGAGCATCTTCAAAACCACCAGAAGGTCCACAGCTGCCAGCACTGCAGGAAAACGTTCGTCTCCGTCCAGAGCCTCGCCTTCCACGAGGCGAAGCACACCGGAGAGAGTCGGTTCAAATGCAGCGTCTGCAGTAAAACCTTCACCAACATGGCCTCCCTGAACTACCACCACTGGCTGCACGTGGAGGACAAGCCTCACAAGTGTGACGTCTGCCTCAAGACCTTCGGCTTGGAGTCGCACCTCATATCCCACAGGAAGCTGCACGCGGTCAAGGAAAAGCACGACTGCGACGTCTGCAACAGGTCGTTCCGGCTTCGCCGCGCCATGACGCAGCACCGCCTGACCCACTCCGACGACAAGCAGTACGCCTGCGACGTCTGCGGGAAGCGCTTCAAGCTCGAGGGTTCGCTGAAGGTCCACGCCAAGACGCACACAGAGAGGGACCGGACGTTCCTGTGCCACGTCTGCTGCCGGACGTTCCTGTGGAAGGGAACGCTGATGGCTCACCTGAAGACCCACAGCAGCGTCCGGCCGTTCGTCTGCGCCGTCTGCACCAAGGGCTTCTGGTTCAAGTGCGACCTGAAGAAGCACATGAGGATCCACTCCGACGAGGCGCCGTACGAGTGCTCGGAGTGCGGCCGCCGCTTCAAGCAGAAGACCAACCTGGACAGCCACATCAAGATCCACCTGGGCATCAAGAGCTTCGTGTGCAGCGAGTGTGGGAAGGAATGCTCCCGACGGGAACACCTGAAGGTCCACATGAGGACCCACAACGGAGACAAACCCTACAAGTGCAGCGTCTGCGACAGGGCCTTCACCCAGAGCCACTGtctgaaaacacacatgaaGAGCCACCCGCCGGAGGGAAACCTGGACCTGGAGCCGACCCCGACTCACGAGATGGACGAAAACCCGGCTCTGGACCCGGCTCTGGACCCGGCTCTGGACCCGCCTCAGAGCCACCACATGGAAGGAAACCCGGTTCTGGATCCATCAGAAACCTGA